CTGCTCTTCCCAACATTAGGAAAACCTGAAGGTAAAAAGAGATcgcattaaaaatgaacatttagACTGTACTCTGAACAAATTCAAAAGGAATGAACACAATCACAAATACATTATTACAGAGCAGATAGCAACAAGGTTTATACAGCTTTTTAAGAGCATTATTCAAACACTTTCAAGGTACCTAGACTAAAAATTCtggactttatttttttttttaatcatcacaTCTAAATTGTTAAATGcaaaggtgaaaaataaaatttacaGAATTACAAAACGCCCACAGCAATGAGTGTATATCTTTACGTAATGTATTTTATCAGCTTTATATCAACTTTAATAGCAAGTATTAAATAATCatggacaaaaaaataatatttttgacatGAGGAGGCAAATAAATGATGACAggaacttttcttttaaaatactgaaaagATTTTGGTTGACAGGAGTGATTGTGTAGAAGAAACAAGACTATGGCGAAAATGAAGCATATTCCTGATCTAAACAATTAAACTTAGGCATTTTTCTAACTTTTAACAGCTGTACAAACCCTCCAGTAAACGATTTTAATTCATCACAGAACTCAGTACTTCTAAATCCACAACTGACACAATATAATGTCAAGGGAAGTAACTTTATAcgcaaaaacatttttcttacCAACTACACCCACTCTAAGTGAAGCTTCATCCTGTTTGCTAGCAGCCAGACTTGAGAGGAGCTCAGTGAGTAAACTGTTCCCAAAGCAGGCTGCTCCTCTCGATTTGTCCAGGACTTCATTGGAGGCAACTATCCTGCTCTTCTTGGCTTGctgatgaagagaaagaaaatctaATGTAAAACTACTTAAATACCATTCACATGTAAACAACAAGCTTGCTCCCATCTATACGGGATGCACATACTGGAAACTATTTTgtccacaaacacacctgtcaGCTCTGCTTTGGACAGAACCGTTAAATTTGTGTGGTTTGTTTGTTACTCTGGGAGGTTATAACCAGTTATAGCAGCACAACACAAGCTGCTCAACCTTCTCAGTCCTCCATATTATAACAAGGTATAAACAACATTAGCAGCAGTTTGTTCttagtgataaaaaaaaaaaaaaatccaaactatgGAAGAGAAAGGTTGTAAACACTTCACTTCCAGCCTCAACTTGGACAGAACCTTTAACTTTCTTTAAATCAAGCGTTCcaagcatttgttttttgtttaaagttcACCTCTTACCACTGTTTTGTCCTTGATCTGTGTTGATGCTTTGAACGCCACCACTGGAAACTCCTGTTGTAAACACTGGATCCACCTCTCTACATTTTCCTTTGGTACCAGATCTATAACAGAAAATCAAATTCAACACAACTCAAGACATGTACCTGTTTTACAACTGACCACAAAACCGCTCATCTGTGCGTACATAACTTAATTTACACGGCAAAGTCTCCTGTCCATTTACCTATTTTGTTAAGAACCAGAAGCAGCTTCTTGTTGCCTTCCCTCTGCAGCACCGCCTCCTCAAGCTGTGGACACCTGTACCCCAGTGGATCCCGAGCATCGAGGACTTCTATCACTACATCAGATGCATCAATTACCTGAAAAGTTAGAGAGGGAGGTAAGGCTGAGGATAATCAGATACGACATGCCTCTCACAGATAACCACTGACTGGGGATGGATGGTGTTACCTTGTTTAATTCAGAGCAGAGGTACTGTTTTGAGTTCTTGTCTGGGGCGGTCTGTTTCTCTGAATCCTCATCCTGTGAAACAAGGCAAAAAATTTAAGTCAACTGTAGAATAATTTAACTCAACAGACAGACTTCAGTGTTGCCTTTTACCTGTCGAGCCCTCTTCACTTTGGGTTCTGTTTCTTTACTTGCAggctctttttcctttttccttttctgggCTCGCTCCTCTTTTTTAGcttgtctctttctttgtttttcttcttcaatctgcaagaccaaaaaaaacagaccaTTTACCGAGTCGTATAAATAAGGCTGCACCAACACAAGGACACTTAAAAACACTGTACAGTTTCCCAAAAGCATCTTAAGGCTGAGGTGAACTTGGCCCACATATTTACAATGGGACTAAGATCATTTTCACTTTAACCACTTTTGGGCACCAGATTAGATCCATGCAGCCATCTGAAAAATACACTGCATTTATACATGCTGGTAGCTATAATAAACTGCATCATAAGAGCAAATGGCTgtcacctgctgcctcctctgctctgcctccCTCAGGATCTCCTCTTTGAAGGGAGCACTGCTGGGCACACCGAGGTCCTTCTTCACTCGTTTACTCACTCCTTTCTTCTTCGCCTCTTTTCTTAACTTTCTGGCGTGCTCCCGgacctaaacacacacaacaccagaATAACGTTTAATTTCGAGAGGACATTTTTAATAAGTCAAACAAGTTAGAAATTAGAGTAGCAGTAGCAATCTCATCCACACAGGCCTCGTCGACCATcaagctatttttttaaaatctaaagtAACTTTCAAACTCTTacctttttctgtattttataacGTTTTGAACATGACACCCGCTTACTTGCTTTCTTTAACTCTGAGgataaaagataagaaaaacagaaatcagtTGAACATGTGTTGAATTGTTAGCTAAAACGAAGCTAATGCAGACCGACGAATAATGTTTGCTGTCGACTAAAACAGTGAGCTCATTAGCTCGGTGGATTAACCGAACAATGAGACATTAAAGAGTTGTTTTCTATCAGCTGAATTATAAGTTAAATATCAGGGCTAACTTACTTGGTCGTTTCATCGTGGAGCTGCGGACCTGCCAATGTGCctgcctgctctgctctgctctcacaCACGTGGAGGAGTGAACAAGCTCTGGTGTTTCGTCACTTCCGCTTTTGTCAGCACAAGTGGCGCCACCTGCTGACCTGGAGTACAAACAGGTGATGAGATGATACTATTTTATGTACCagcattaataaataaataaataaataaataaataaataaataaataaataaataaataaataaacattgaatcttttcaataaataattaattggtGGTAAAAAAATATCTGGTAAATTGAACTTAAAACTTATTTAAAGACATCACATTCTGccttattatttaaaatgtgtccttTCATTCTTATTTAACTTCTCATTATATTTAATAATCAacttatttatattattatatccacacgttgatatttgtattttaattataataactGTTTACAATGggatcactgtttttatttcatatcacacatttgctcattttattttgtttttaaattggatGACTCTGCCACTGATTGGAGATGCACCTATAATTGTGTTGCCCaagacaataacaataataatctcTTGAACTCTTGCATACTGCAGTGCTCCAGCCGATGAGTCTATGGTACTGTACCCTACAGTGTAAGCCACACAATGTATATACCCACACAGTGTAAGTGTAGTGAGATGCCAtgtctttattgtttctatTTGGGACTGTCATTGTTACTCAGATTGCACATTTTCACACCGTGCTGCAGACTTCTTTGTTAAAGCTTCATGCATACAAATGTCAAAGCTGGCTCGTAGAGGGTGTTTGCACCATGTGATCACTTTTTCTATGTTTGCTTCAAAAGTGGGAGCATGCAACCTGTTATTATTACAAGGCCCAgacttaaaatgtcaaaaagtaaataataacaTAGCATAATTGAAGTATCTTATACCAAGACTGCATCTTACTTAGGATGTGTAGTGACTGGGCAGAAATCTGCGTCTGATCTTTGACAATTAAACACATGATTTCTGTTGTATACGATGTGTGATGACTACCACGTGCAGCCACATGACAATCATAGAAAGTTTTcataattcatttaaaacataCTGCCACTGATGCAATATATAGAAACGTGCCAGATGGGATGGGAGCAGGTGCAGCACAAGATTCTGTGACCCGTCAGATTCGGTGTCCTGAACGAAcccaaaccaaactgcaacgCCGAAATATAAGCAAACCCGAATGGGCTTTTTTATCGAAACGTGTAAATGATGCATGCCTGTCCCAATCAGACACATCTTGGGAAGACTATGAAGGGAAGAagtagaaggaggaggagaagaagaagaagaagaaactacTCCGGGTCACGTGATTGGGTCGAGCATCTTTTTTGGTCCATTTTGGATGATAGCAGGAGCTCCGTGCAACCCAAGAAAATGACCAAACTGCAGTTTTTGAACGTCTTTTTGACTGAGCGTCTCATGCTTGCTGCGCAGGAGATCTACAAATCTGTCGAGGACACGATTTTGGAGTACCAGGAGGAGATAGCGATCCGGGAGCGGGAGAACGACCATCTGAGACGCAGGCTGCGAGACGCTGGAATTGAAATATGGCCAGGTTAGCTCCGCTGAAAGCTAACTGTGCAGTTGCGCCCCTTTATGTCCTTTCAGCCGAGTGTGTGGGTGACGTTGGGTAGTGAAATTGAAACGACCGTGTGCAGGAACAAtgctgcaacacaacaaatagCCTCAGAATAATGTTCCCCCACTTCAAGACAAGTTAACTTTAGCTGTTAGCGAGCTAGTTGACgttagctgctgttgttgtggaGCGGCTAGCGCGTTAGCAACCTTTGTTCGTTAGCCAACCAGCTAGTTTAGCCGACTAGCCTACTCCAGGGTTAGCATTTACTTCTATCTGGATACTTTTGAGCATTTTGAGTGAGTCGTGATTTATTTGACAGTGACAGAAAGAAGTGAACACTGACGACACGAATACACACTGTTCACCTGTTGTGTCGCTGCGCTTGCggttgttttcttcaattttcaAACTCAGTTCCCACACAGAGCCATGGCTCAAACTGTTGCCAGAGAAGTCACTATTTATGAGTGTAAATATGTTATGCACTTCTCAATTCAATCCATTTTTAGACATATCTATGCACGCACGTTCATTTGCACATGACATCAGTGTTTGTTCTGTTAGCAGTGTCTAATATCCAAGTTACATCCACTGTTAGTGAATGTTGTGAAACACACAAGTCCAAAGGAGTGAATACTTAATGCAGAAGGCGTCACATACAACATTATTGGCAATTATAAACGTCCCCTGACTGTTTTATAGCagattaaaacatgttaaattgagtgtttgttgttttggacaGTATTGTGTAACTACATTGATCATGAGGAAAGATGTGTCAGGATGTTGGTGACTCTTCATCGCTGCTAAACAGTTTCCTGTGGGGAGCGTTGGTACTGCCCTGTATGTTGTCCTTCCTAGTTGAAATTTATGCATGTTGTGTATCACCTTTATCACATTCAggtttctgttattttcaggCAACACGGCAGTAAGTTCAGCTCTTtgtattttgatgaaaaaagttGTCAGCTAAAGAGGTGTTTTACAGAAGAACACTGCTGTTAGCATTTCCACATGTTGTGCCTGTGCCTTTATCTTATGTTCAGCTACAACTTACTTTAGACCAAATCCATTTTCATACTCAGATACAACCTTCATAAGCAAACTCTGTGAACTACAAGTGCCATATGGCATATAAATGGGCATGcttgtgttttgcagaaatgtagtTGATGTTTTCATCTCAGCCTCTACCTCCTGTTGTGTTTGCAGATCGTCCGTCCATGGCGCTGTTGGACGAGGAGGATGGTGAGCATCCACGCCGTGAGTGGAGTCCCAGCATGGGGCACGAAGAGCGTATCCCTATTCAGATAAAGGATAAGAGAGATCTCCGGCCCAACCAAGGAGATGATCAGCTTCGTGGCCACGGCTCTTGCAGCACGCCGGAGAACATGTTCACTCCTCCGCGTGTTGGAAATGAATATCCCCAGGAAGGCCCCCACACGTCCAACCTCCCTCAGAGTCAAGGTGTGGAGAACAGGGAGAGGGACCCTGGATCTCGAGGCCCCTCACGGCATGTGAAGGTAGAGAGTGGAGGAGCCCACAGAGGCTCAACTGCCTCCAACAGCGGTGCCCAGCCGTTAGCACCCGTGAACCCAAACTGCTCAAACGAGAACAACATTGACATTATTGGGGTGGAGAATGGAGGACAGATGGTTGGTGCTAAGGGAAATGGAACTGGTGCTAACAGAGGTCAGGCCTCTCACATGCGCAACCAAGGAGCCAATGCCGTGGACTGCCCCCATCAAAAATCCCCTTTACAAGGCCACATGTCGTCCTTTTGCTGCAAGGTTTGCGGTGAGGCATTTAGTCACGTCGGCCACctgcatgtgcatgtacaaGTGCACACGCGAGAAAAACCTTACCGCTGTGGAGTGTGCGGCaaatgctgcagctcctctggcAGACTCCAGGAGCACCAGCGTAGCCACACGGGGGAAAAACCATTCCGCTGCCAGATTTGTGGGAAGGGCTTCACACAGATGGCTCACCTGAAGGTCCACATGAGGATCCATACTGGGGAGAAGCCCTACAGTTGCCCCGTGTGTGGCAAATGCTTCAGCCGTTCTGACAAAATCAAAAGGCATCTCCAGACCCATAGCCGCGAGGGAACATATTTCTCAGGGCAATGATGCAAGTGTGTTGGTAAACAACCTAGTTTGTGAATCATATTGATGTGGGAAACTTTCCAACAAAAAGCTAAAATTGCTGCCATTAAGACAAggcttttttttctactttccAAGAACTAGGGATTCTGCAACTCTTAGAGAAAGTTTCTTATCTAACCTAATATTTCTCCACGCCATAGTCCCTCAATAGAATTTGTATTAGCCAGTTTAGtatgtcatttatttaattttgtactTGTCACAGAGTATTAACTCTCTATGACACAATTTGAGTTATTAGCTAGCCTCTCTGAATTATCAAGCCTTTCCTTCCTTAGTCATATAATTAGCATGATGAAGTCTTCCACACATGCCTTGAAACTGAGATGCATTAAGAAATGCAACAATGTTCAGCACGGTCACGGCTCATTATCAGCCACTCACACCACTTCCTTAACTTTACACTTGAGTTTAAAATTGGCGTACTTGACGTCTCGTGATCACTAATAAAAGGACCCAAAATGAAGAGTCAGTGTGTGCATGAAATGATCTCCTTTTTCTCAATTAACCAGAGAATTGATGGCCTGACAAAAGAAGCCTGTGTGTCATCTGGCTTAGCGTAACACTGCCAGTTCTTTTATATGTAGCAATTTAACAAATGACACAAAGTTTAGGCAAACAAAAAGATACTAAAATGCCTCCGTAAACTGTGGACTTGACTGACTTAGGAGAAGTCTGACCTGGCACTTATCTCCACTGTAGTCTTTATTTTatcttcctttttcttccaAGTGCTGTTACATTGTTGCAGAGCTAAATACTGCCATCTCACATCGTCAGTGCTTCATGTTGTCCATTGGAGTATGGACAAGTCTATTGTGAGACTGCTCCACtattttgtgaaataatgtGATATTCTGTAAAATACCACTAGTCACGATCTACCATGCATTTAGGAattttgtggtgtctttttttCTATGACATGCACTAAGGCATCTGTCTGAGACGATGCAGAAATCCACTCTATAACAGGGCCATACAGTATTAGCTGAACCTTTCTGTGGTTTTTCAGGGGTCTCAGTACGCAAAGATATATGTTCCACCACAATAGTCATGGACATGTGAGGTATTTTTTGGAGCGATTTTTCAGAAGTGATCGGTTGGTTTAGCACAGAATCAGGTACTTCCTCTGACCACAGAACAGCAGACCCTACAGTTACCTTTCTCCTCTCAGgactaatgctgcattcacaacATGAGGGCATACCAGAAATACTAACGTCTGACTAAAAATAGCTATAATAAAAGTCAGAAACTCAGGGTTTGTGAGTTTTCCCATAAGATTTGAATCCACTTGGAGCAGGAATATCAATTTGCTCTTGAATGTCCTGCAGAAAACAACTTATTAATATGACGCCTTCAGTGTGTCAAAGCTAAGTTGTTTGCTCTTGGAGGAACACCAGTGAAACCACCATGTGTGATGAATGCAGCATGAGACGACAGCACGTCCTCACAGCTGACCAGCAGCCCTTCACTCACAGTCTTCTCTGGGACACCTTTGCTcccccctgcacacacacactcacactctacATGTACAGTGTTGTATCATTGCgtattaaatgttattttttaataaagtagTAATTGAGTATCAATTGTAATTGTCTTGTATTATGTGAACAAATGAATGACTAACATTAATGGGGTACACACTGGACAGGGTGCCAGTCAATCATAGATTTTGGGTCCGAAGCCAACcaaaagcgtcagtatttgttgacctggaaatgagactcaacaatcaacatttattttatctgcaattgggcacaaaaacactgataccaataactggaaaaatgctgaatatcatcCCTGTTAATCAGCCAGCTCATAATCAGTCTGTCCCTCACTTAAATAGTGCTGAATAGAGCCATCGgttgttattagtaacacctgtgcttttccttctaTCACAAGTCaatatctgctgtgaaaaaaaccTAAAGGAGAACATAAATCTTTTGGCTCTACTTCTGtgcactgaagaaaaaaactaatTCATGTTCcaaatacatgaaaatgaaaGCCAGCATTTTCACAAACGATATGTAAAGAAATAACTGGTTCCTGGCAAAAGACTCTCgcttggttttattttgtagtaacAGATATGAACACCTGGTGGGGTACTTTCCTTTATAATGTTTTTCGTGAGTGGCAGTATATTTCAAACTGCCTCCTGCCAGTGCAGATTTActggattattttcttt
This Pagrus major chromosome 6, Pma_NU_1.0 DNA region includes the following protein-coding sequences:
- the gnl3 gene encoding guanine nucleotide-binding protein-like 3, yielding MKRPKLKKASKRVSCSKRYKIQKKVREHARKLRKEAKKKGVSKRVKKDLGVPSSAPFKEEILREAEQRRQQIEEEKQRKRQAKKEERAQKRKKEKEPASKETEPKVKRARQDEDSEKQTAPDKNSKQYLCSELNKVIDASDVVIEVLDARDPLGYRCPQLEEAVLQREGNKKLLLVLNKIDLVPKENVERWIQCLQQEFPVVAFKASTQIKDKTVQAKKSRIVASNEVLDKSRGAACFGNSLLTELLSSLAASKQDEASLRVGVVGFPNVGKSSLINSLKGVLACNAGVKRGITKSMQEVHILKNVKLIDSPGVIASRSNPPASMALRSLQVEEGQESVLEAVRTLLKQCDKTQIMLQYTVPDFRNSLEFLSLFAKKRGFLQKGGIPNTEQAATAFLADWTGAKMSYHCKAQENSSLPAYMSDAVVAEMKNGWDLNQLQRGNEESLKGVKFPNQASSISIISKGPTAGLLNVSDVSEEKPGVAATEAEQNDENNEPEQTTEEASETVEPEKQKEPLKKQPGRVQFQSVPIDISRSTDDAYDFNTDFK
- the LOC140997838 gene encoding uncharacterized protein, which gives rise to MTKLQFLNVFLTERLMLAAQEIYKSVEDTILEYQEEIAIRERENDHLRRRLRDAGIEIWPDRPSMALLDEEDGEHPRREWSPSMGHEERIPIQIKDKRDLRPNQGDDQLRGHGSCSTPENMFTPPRVGNEYPQEGPHTSNLPQSQGVENRERDPGSRGPSRHVKVESGGAHRGSTASNSGAQPLAPVNPNCSNENNIDIIGVENGGQMVGAKGNGTGANRGQASHMRNQGANAVDCPHQKSPLQGHMSSFCCKVCGEAFSHVGHLHVHVQVHTREKPYRCGVCGKCCSSSGRLQEHQRSHTGEKPFRCQICGKGFTQMAHLKVHMRIHTGEKPYSCPVCGKCFSRSDKIKRHLQTHSREGTYFSGQ